From Rhinolophus sinicus isolate RSC01 linkage group LG15, ASM3656204v1, whole genome shotgun sequence, the proteins below share one genomic window:
- the CLDN7 gene encoding claudin-7 → MANSGLQLLGFSMALMGWVGLVACTAIPQWQMSSYAGDNIITAQAMYKGLWMDCVTQSTGMMSCKMYDSVLALPAAIQATRALMVVSLVLGFLAMFVATIGMKCTRCGGDDKAKKARIAMTGGIIFIVAGLAALIACSWYGHKIVTDFYNPLVPMNIKYEFGPAIFIGWAGSALALLGGALLSCSCPGNDSKAGYRAPRSYPKPNSAKEYV, encoded by the exons ATGGCCAATTCGGGCCTGCAGCTGCTGGGCTTTTCCATGGCCCTGATGGGCTGGGTGGGCCTGGTGGCGTGCACAGCCATCCCGCAGTGGCAGATGAGCTCGTACGCGGGCGACAACATCATCACGGCCCAGGCCATGTACAAGGGTCTGTGGATGGACTGCGTCACGCAGAGCACCGGCATGATGAGCTGCAAGATGTACGACTCGGTGCTCGCCCTGCCGG CGGCCATTCAGGCCACTCGAGCTCTAATGGTGGTATCCCTGGTGCTCGGCTTCCTGGCCATGTTTGTGGCCACGATAGGCATGAAGTGTACACGCTGTGGAGGAGACGACAAAGCGAAGAAGGCCCGTATAGCCATGACTGGAGGCATCATTTTCATCGTGGCAG GTCTGGCTGCCTTGATAGCTTGCTCCTGGTATGGCCACAAGATTGTCACAGACTTTTATAACCCTTTGGTCCCCATGAACATTAA GTATGAGTTTGGTCCTGCCATTTTCATTGGCTGGGCAGGGTCTGCTCTGGCCCTCCTGGGAGGTGCACTACTCTCTTGCTCCTGTCCTGGGAACGACAGTAAAGCTGGGTACCGTGCACCCCGCTCCTACCCTAAGCCCAACTCTGCCAAGGAGTATGTGTGA